The following proteins are encoded in a genomic region of Streptomyces sp. NBC_01723:
- a CDS encoding FhaA domain-containing protein yields the protein MGVLKKFEQRLEGLVNGTFAKVFKSEVQPVEIAGALQRECDNNATIWNRDRTVVPNDFIVELSTPDFERLSPYSGQLGDELAGMVRDYAKQQRYTFMGPIKVHLEKADDLDTGLYRVRSRTLASSSSHQGGGPAPAGPAAPPAPGGRPGAPGGGYGYPPAAAPAGAPPMPSAPPPGSRPGGYGYPQPAGGQQPPAAPASGGRTRHWVEINGNRHQISRGTLVLGRSTEADVRIDDPGVSRRHCEIRTGTPSTIQDLGSTNGIVVDGQHTTRATLRDGSRVVVGSTTVIYRQAEG from the coding sequence ATGGGAGTCCTGAAGAAGTTCGAGCAGCGTCTCGAAGGTCTGGTCAACGGCACCTTCGCGAAGGTGTTCAAGTCCGAGGTGCAGCCCGTGGAGATCGCGGGAGCGCTCCAGCGCGAATGCGACAACAACGCGACCATCTGGAACCGCGACCGCACCGTCGTACCCAATGACTTCATCGTGGAACTGAGCACGCCCGACTTCGAGCGGCTCAGCCCCTACTCGGGCCAGCTCGGCGACGAGCTGGCCGGCATGGTCCGCGACTACGCCAAGCAGCAGCGCTACACCTTCATGGGACCGATCAAGGTCCACCTGGAGAAGGCGGACGACCTCGACACCGGCCTGTACCGGGTGCGCAGCCGTACGCTCGCCTCCTCCAGCAGCCACCAGGGCGGCGGCCCGGCCCCGGCGGGCCCCGCCGCTCCCCCGGCGCCCGGCGGACGGCCCGGCGCCCCGGGCGGTGGCTACGGCTACCCGCCGGCCGCCGCACCCGCCGGCGCCCCGCCCATGCCGTCCGCGCCGCCGCCCGGCTCACGCCCCGGCGGTTACGGCTACCCGCAGCCCGCGGGCGGCCAGCAGCCACCGGCGGCACCCGCGTCCGGCGGACGCACCCGCCACTGGGTCGAGATCAACGGCAACCGCCACCAGATCTCCCGCGGAACCCTGGTCCTCGGCCGCAGCACCGAGGCCGATGTGCGAATCGACGACCCCGGCGTCTCCCGCCGGCACTGCGAGATCCGGACCGGAACGCCCTCGACGATCCAGGACCTCGGGTCCACGAACGGCATCGTGGTGGACGGGCAGCACACAACCCGCGCTACGCTCCGCGACGGCTCCCGCGTCGTCGTGGGCAGCACCACCGTTATCTACAGGCAAGCCGAAGGGTGA
- a CDS encoding rhodanese-like domain-containing protein, with amino-acid sequence MPTVGVGDLKDGDFLLDVREDDEWQAGHAAGALHIPLSEFVARYGELAEAAPQDGRIHVLCRVGGRSAQVTMYLVQQGVDAVNVDGGMQEWAAAGRPVVDEKGEPGHVL; translated from the coding sequence GTGCCCACGGTCGGGGTCGGAGACCTCAAGGACGGCGACTTCCTGCTGGACGTCCGCGAGGACGACGAGTGGCAGGCGGGTCACGCCGCCGGGGCGCTGCACATTCCCCTCAGCGAGTTCGTGGCCCGGTACGGCGAGCTGGCCGAGGCCGCGCCGCAGGACGGCAGGATCCACGTGCTCTGCCGCGTCGGCGGGCGTTCGGCGCAGGTCACCATGTACCTGGTCCAGCAGGGCGTCGACGCCGTGAACGTCGACGGCGGCATGCAGGAGTGGGCCGCGGCCGGCCGGCCGGTCGTGGACGAGAAGGGCGAGCCGGGGCACGTTCTCTAG
- a CDS encoding FtsW/RodA/SpoVE family cell cycle protein, whose protein sequence is MSSSTNSTTHHTSTIGAIGAPSRRNTELALLVFAVLIPVFAYANVGLAINDEVPAGLLSYGLGLGLLAGVGHLVVRKFAPYSDPLMLPLATLLNGLGLVAIWRLDQSELLQDIEQAGTAAPRQLMYTAMGIALFVAVMIFLKDHRVLQRYTYISMLGALFLLLLPLVPGLGKNIYGAKIWIQVGSFSIQPGEFAKIVLAIFFAGYLMVKRDALALASRRFMGLYLPRGRDLGPILVVWMVSILILVFETDLGTSLLFFGMFVIMLYVATERTSWIVFGLLMSAVGAVGVASFEPHIQQRVDAWLDPMKEYTLSRAGVGGHSEQAMQALWAFGSGGTLGTGWGQGHSELIRFAANSDFILATFGEELGLAGLMALLLLYALIVERGVRTALAARDPFGKLLAIGLSGAFALQVFVVAGGVMGLIPLTGMTMPFLAYGGSSVIANWALIGILLRISDTARRPAPAAPASPDAEMTQVVRP, encoded by the coding sequence ATGAGCAGTTCTACCAACTCGACGACGCACCACACGTCCACGATCGGCGCCATCGGCGCCCCGAGCCGGCGCAACACCGAGCTGGCTCTGCTCGTGTTCGCCGTCCTCATCCCGGTCTTCGCCTACGCCAACGTGGGTCTGGCCATCAACGACGAGGTGCCCGCCGGCCTGCTGAGCTACGGCCTCGGCCTCGGCCTGCTGGCCGGCGTCGGGCACCTCGTCGTACGCAAGTTCGCGCCGTACTCGGACCCGCTGATGCTTCCGCTGGCCACCCTGCTCAACGGGCTCGGACTCGTCGCCATCTGGCGGCTGGACCAGTCCGAACTCCTCCAGGACATCGAGCAGGCCGGCACCGCCGCGCCCCGCCAGCTGATGTACACCGCGATGGGCATCGCCCTCTTCGTCGCGGTCATGATCTTCCTGAAGGACCACCGCGTCCTGCAGCGCTACACCTACATCTCCATGCTCGGCGCCCTGTTCCTGCTGCTGCTCCCGCTCGTACCGGGCCTGGGCAAGAACATCTACGGCGCCAAGATCTGGATCCAGGTCGGCTCCTTCTCCATCCAGCCGGGCGAGTTCGCCAAGATCGTCCTAGCGATCTTCTTCGCGGGCTACCTGATGGTGAAGCGGGACGCGCTGGCCCTCGCCAGCCGCCGCTTCATGGGCCTCTACCTGCCGCGCGGCCGCGACCTCGGCCCGATCCTCGTGGTGTGGATGGTCTCGATCCTCATCCTCGTCTTCGAGACCGACCTCGGCACCTCGCTGCTCTTCTTCGGCATGTTCGTGATCATGCTGTACGTCGCCACCGAGCGGACCAGCTGGATCGTCTTCGGCCTCCTGATGTCCGCCGTCGGCGCCGTCGGCGTCGCCAGCTTCGAGCCGCACATCCAGCAGCGTGTGGACGCCTGGCTCGACCCGATGAAGGAGTACACGCTCTCCCGCGCGGGCGTCGGCGGCCACTCCGAGCAGGCCATGCAGGCCCTGTGGGCCTTCGGCTCCGGCGGCACCCTCGGCACCGGCTGGGGCCAGGGCCACTCCGAGCTGATCCGCTTCGCCGCCAACTCCGACTTCATCCTCGCCACCTTCGGCGAGGAACTGGGCCTCGCGGGCCTCATGGCGCTGCTCCTGCTCTACGCCTTGATCGTCGAGCGCGGCGTGCGCACCGCCCTCGCCGCCCGGGACCCCTTCGGCAAGCTCCTCGCCATCGGCCTCTCCGGCGCCTTCGCACTCCAGGTCTTCGTCGTCGCCGGCGGTGTCATGGGCCTCATCCCGCTCACGGGTATGACCATGCCCTTCCTCGCCTACGGCGGCTCCTCCGTCATCGCCAACTGGGCACTGATCGGCATCCTGCTGCGCATCAGCGACACCGCGCGCAGACCGGCACCCGCCGCCCCCGCCAGCCCCGACGCCGAGATGACCCAGGTGGTCCGACCGTGA
- a CDS encoding DUF2252 domain-containing protein, which produces MSGATAGAVTESATGVVPGARAEGSDGAVRVPVVPGFARWPAEGSPKAEGKAVRTRVPRSAHAALDLDAGRPDVLAAVEESNRGRIPGLAPLRAGRMAATPFAFLRGSAGLMAYDLARTPMTGIGAQICGDAHAANFGLYGDARGGMVIDLNDFDETVHGPWEWDLKRLAASLVLAGREAGADEDTCREAAQGATGAYRRTMRLLSRLPALDAWNAIADEELVSHTDAHDLLGTLDRVAEKARANTSGRFAAKSTEATEDGGRRFVEAPPVLRRVTDPEAATVAASLEQYLATLSEDRLPLLARYAVHDVAFRVVGTGSVGTRSYVALLLDHRGEPLVLQVKEARPSALLPHLATAGFDVPEPGHEGRRVVMGQKRMQVVSDMLLGWTTVDGRPFQVRQFRNRKGSVDATALAADQLDDYGRMTGALLARAHAHSADPRAVAGYCGKNEELDEAVAAFAVAYADRTEADHAVLATAVRSGRVAAELGA; this is translated from the coding sequence ATGAGCGGGGCGACGGCGGGGGCGGTCACGGAGTCGGCGACCGGGGTGGTGCCGGGGGCGCGCGCGGAGGGGTCGGACGGGGCCGTGCGGGTGCCGGTCGTGCCGGGATTCGCGCGGTGGCCCGCGGAGGGCTCGCCGAAGGCGGAGGGCAAGGCCGTGCGCACCCGCGTCCCGCGCTCCGCGCACGCCGCGCTCGACCTGGACGCCGGCCGCCCGGACGTGCTCGCCGCGGTCGAGGAGTCGAACCGGGGCCGGATCCCCGGGCTCGCCCCGCTGCGGGCCGGGCGGATGGCGGCCACGCCGTTCGCCTTCCTGCGCGGGTCGGCGGGCCTGATGGCGTACGACCTGGCGCGTACGCCGATGACCGGGATCGGCGCCCAGATCTGCGGCGACGCGCACGCGGCGAACTTCGGTCTCTACGGTGACGCCCGCGGCGGCATGGTCATCGACCTCAACGACTTCGACGAGACGGTCCACGGCCCCTGGGAGTGGGACCTCAAGCGGCTCGCCGCGTCGCTCGTCCTCGCGGGCCGGGAGGCCGGCGCCGACGAGGACACCTGCCGCGAGGCCGCCCAGGGCGCGACGGGTGCCTACCGGCGCACCATGCGGCTGCTGTCCAGGCTTCCGGCGCTGGACGCCTGGAACGCCATCGCGGACGAGGAACTGGTCTCCCACACCGACGCCCACGACCTGCTCGGCACCCTGGATCGGGTGGCCGAGAAGGCGCGGGCCAACACCAGCGGGCGTTTCGCGGCCAAGTCGACCGAGGCCACCGAGGACGGCGGGCGGCGCTTCGTGGAGGCGCCGCCGGTGCTGCGCCGGGTGACGGACCCGGAGGCGGCGACGGTCGCGGCGTCCCTGGAGCAGTACCTGGCCACGCTCTCCGAGGACCGGCTGCCGCTGCTGGCCCGGTACGCGGTGCACGACGTCGCGTTCCGCGTCGTGGGCACCGGCAGCGTGGGCACGCGGTCGTACGTCGCGCTGCTCCTGGACCACCGGGGCGAACCGCTCGTCCTCCAGGTCAAGGAGGCCCGGCCGTCCGCGCTGCTGCCCCACCTGGCGACGGCCGGCTTCGACGTCCCCGAGCCCGGGCACGAGGGCCGCCGGGTGGTCATGGGGCAGAAGCGGATGCAGGTGGTCAGCGACATGCTGCTGGGCTGGACCACGGTCGACGGGCGGCCGTTCCAGGTACGGCAGTTCCGCAACCGCAAGGGCAGCGTCGACGCCACGGCCCTGGCCGCCGACCAGCTGGACGACTACGGCCGCATGACGGGCGCCCTGCTGGCCCGCGCCCACGCGCACAGCGCCGACCCGCGGGCCGTCGCGGGCTACTGCGGCAAGAACGAGGAGCTGGACGAGGCGGTGGCGGCCTTCGCCGTGGCCTACGCCGATCGGACGGAGGCCGACCACGCCGTACTGGCCACGGCGGTACGCAGTGGGCGGGTGGCGGCCGAGCTGGGGGCGTGA
- a CDS encoding DUF5819 family protein, whose protein sequence is MEAYDTGSDARQGRDGREDPVGSDGASEQTGGADGTTGASQAAAPRTGVAALSPRYQVGAVVALAVVAIAVCAHIGLVFLHVAPSNTLTKQHGEAVDEWIFPEFEQNWKLFAPNPLQQNISVQVRADVSTAAGEIRTTGWYDLSAEDGRAIDGNPLPSHTQQNELRRAWDFFVSSHDSDNRPVGMRGTLSETYLRHIAVQRLERNDAAGEGGTVERVQYRSRTTNVEPPPWTGEKVSDRPAYRELPWWTVPGGTGPKDGAADGAARNGGAA, encoded by the coding sequence ATGGAAGCGTACGACACAGGCTCGGACGCCCGGCAGGGGCGGGACGGGCGGGAGGACCCGGTCGGGTCCGACGGCGCGTCGGAACAGACCGGCGGGGCGGACGGGACCACCGGTGCCTCCCAGGCCGCGGCACCCCGCACCGGAGTCGCCGCGCTCTCCCCGCGCTACCAGGTCGGTGCCGTGGTCGCCCTCGCGGTCGTCGCGATCGCCGTCTGCGCCCACATAGGGCTGGTGTTCCTGCACGTGGCCCCGTCCAACACCCTCACCAAGCAGCACGGCGAGGCGGTGGACGAGTGGATCTTCCCGGAGTTCGAACAGAACTGGAAGCTCTTCGCGCCCAACCCGCTCCAGCAGAACATCTCGGTCCAGGTCCGCGCCGACGTGAGCACGGCGGCCGGCGAGATACGCACGACCGGCTGGTACGACCTGTCCGCGGAGGACGGCCGCGCCATCGACGGCAATCCGCTGCCGAGCCACACCCAGCAGAACGAACTCCGCCGGGCCTGGGACTTCTTCGTCTCCAGCCATGACTCCGACAACCGGCCGGTGGGCATGCGGGGCACCCTCTCCGAGACCTACCTGCGGCACATCGCCGTCCAGCGGCTGGAGCGGAACGACGCCGCCGGAGAGGGCGGGACCGTCGAGCGCGTCCAGTACCGGTCGCGGACCACCAACGTGGAGCCGCCGCCGTGGACCGGTGAGAAGGTCTCCGACCGGCCGGCCTACCGCGAGCTGCCCTGGTGGACGGTGCCCGGCGGCACGGGCCCGAAGGACGGCGCGGCCGACGGCGCCGCGAGGAACGGGGGTGCCGCGTGA
- the fhaB gene encoding antibiotic biosynthesis regulator FhaB: protein MSELTLTVMRLGFLAVLWLFVIVAVQVIRSDLFGTRVTQRGARREAARPQQAAARQNQAPPPQRQQSGGGRGRRGAPTKLVVTEGTLTGTTVALQGQTITLGRAHDSTIVLDDDYASSRHARIYPDQNGQWIVEDLGSTNGTYLDRSRLTTPTPIGPGSPIRIGKTVIELRK, encoded by the coding sequence ATGTCAGAGCTGACCCTCACGGTCATGCGGCTGGGTTTTCTCGCCGTACTGTGGCTGTTCGTGATCGTGGCCGTGCAGGTCATCCGCAGCGACCTGTTCGGTACGCGGGTCACCCAGCGCGGAGCGCGGCGCGAAGCCGCCCGACCGCAGCAGGCCGCCGCGCGCCAGAACCAGGCGCCTCCGCCGCAGCGCCAGCAGTCCGGCGGCGGCCGCGGCCGCCGGGGCGCGCCCACCAAGCTGGTCGTGACGGAAGGCACTCTCACCGGCACCACCGTTGCCCTCCAGGGGCAGACCATCACGCTCGGCCGGGCACACGACTCGACGATCGTGCTGGACGACGACTACGCCTCCAGCCGCCATGCCAGGATCTACCCGGACCAGAACGGGCAGTGGATCGTCGAGGACCTGGGCTCCACCAACGGCACCTACCTGGACCGGTCCCGGCTGACGACGCCGACACCGATCGGGCCGGGTTCGCCGATCCGCATCGGCAAGACCGTCATCGAGCTGCGGAAGTAG
- a CDS encoding Stp1/IreP family PP2C-type Ser/Thr phosphatase, producing MSLSLRFAAGSHKGMIREGNEDSGYAGPRLLAIADGMGGQAAGEVASSEVISTIVALDDDVPGSDVLTSLGAAVQRANDQLRQMVEEDPALEGMGTTLTALLWTGQRLGMVHVGDSRAYLLRDGVLTQITQDHTWVQRLVDEGRITEEEAGTHPQRSLLMRALGSGDHVEPDLSIREVRAGDRYLICSDGLSGVVSHQTMEDTLASYQGPQETVQELIQLALRGGGPDNITVIVADVLDLDTGDTLAGQLSDTPVVVGAVAENQAQMGDNGIMQTPAGRAAGLGRQGGQHGGGGEFGPPGSGDTTGYVPAGGFDDYGPDDFVKPRKGRRWLKRSLYTVLALAVIGGGTYGGWRWTQTQYYVGTNDDHVALYRGISQDLAWVSLSKVQKDHPEIELKYLPPYQQKLVEATIAEGDLADARAKIEELAVQASACKKQADRRSAETEENAKTGEGEAGGTTGTTPASFTSKASPTPTPSPNASESQKAPESSQSPTAPTPGSGPTLSEEEQKVVSLCGKQ from the coding sequence ATGAGTCTGTCACTGCGCTTCGCCGCCGGTTCGCACAAGGGCATGATCCGGGAGGGCAACGAGGACTCCGGCTACGCCGGTCCGCGCCTGCTCGCCATCGCCGACGGCATGGGCGGCCAGGCCGCCGGTGAGGTCGCCTCCTCCGAGGTGATCTCCACCATCGTCGCCCTCGACGACGACGTGCCCGGCTCCGACGTCCTCACCTCCCTCGGCGCCGCCGTGCAGCGCGCCAACGACCAGCTGCGGCAGATGGTCGAGGAGGACCCCGCCCTGGAGGGCATGGGCACCACGCTGACCGCGCTGCTGTGGACCGGCCAGCGCCTGGGCATGGTGCACGTCGGCGACTCGCGGGCCTACCTGCTGCGCGACGGCGTCCTCACGCAGATCACGCAGGACCACACCTGGGTGCAGCGCCTCGTCGACGAGGGACGGATCACCGAGGAGGAGGCGGGCACCCACCCGCAGCGCTCCCTGCTGATGCGCGCCCTCGGCAGCGGCGACCACGTCGAACCCGACCTGTCCATCCGCGAGGTGCGGGCCGGCGACCGTTACCTCATCTGCTCCGACGGGCTCTCCGGCGTCGTCTCCCACCAGACGATGGAGGACACCCTCGCCAGCTACCAGGGCCCCCAGGAGACCGTCCAGGAGCTGATCCAGCTCGCCCTGCGCGGCGGCGGCCCGGACAACATCACCGTCATCGTCGCCGACGTCCTCGACCTCGACACCGGCGACACCCTCGCCGGGCAGCTCTCCGACACCCCCGTGGTCGTCGGCGCCGTCGCCGAGAACCAGGCCCAGATGGGCGACAACGGCATCATGCAGACCCCGGCCGGCCGCGCCGCCGGCCTCGGCCGCCAGGGCGGACAGCACGGCGGGGGCGGCGAGTTCGGCCCGCCCGGCAGCGGCGACACCACCGGGTACGTCCCGGCGGGCGGCTTCGACGACTACGGCCCCGACGACTTCGTCAAGCCCCGCAAGGGCCGCCGCTGGCTGAAGAGATCCCTCTACACCGTGCTCGCCCTCGCCGTCATCGGCGGCGGCACGTACGGCGGCTGGCGCTGGACCCAGACCCAGTACTACGTCGGCACCAACGACGACCACGTCGCCCTGTACCGCGGCATCAGCCAGGACCTCGCCTGGGTCTCGCTCTCGAAGGTCCAGAAGGACCACCCCGAGATCGAACTCAAGTACCTGCCGCCCTACCAGCAGAAACTCGTCGAGGCCACCATCGCCGAAGGCGACCTGGCCGACGCGCGGGCGAAGATCGAGGAGCTGGCGGTTCAGGCCTCCGCCTGCAAGAAGCAGGCCGACCGGCGCTCCGCGGAGACCGAGGAGAACGCCAAGACGGGCGAGGGCGAGGCCGGCGGCACCACGGGAACCACCCCCGCCTCCTTCACGTCCAAGGCCTCACCGACACCCACCCCGTCGCCGAACGCGTCGGAGTCGCAGAAGGCACCCGAGTCGTCCCAGTCCCCGACCGCACCCACCCCAGGTTCCGGCCCGACCCTCTCGGAGGAAGAGCAGAAGGTCGTCTCGCTGTGCGGTAAGCAGTAG
- a CDS encoding peptidoglycan D,D-transpeptidase FtsI family protein translates to MNKPLRRIAIFCGLLVLTLLIRDNWLQYVQADDLKEDEHNRRVAIERYASPRGDIIVDGKAITGHATTEGDFKYKRTYKDGAMWAPVTGYVSQAYGATQLESIDDGILTGNDDRLFFRNTLDMVTGKKREGGNVVTTLNSAAQKAAYDGLKKQGAKGAVVALEPSTGKILSMASYPSYDPTSIAGSNEAAGEAWNKLQKKNNPDDPMLNRALREVYPPGSTFKVVTAAAALENEKYTSADDKTETPLPWTMPGTTTELKNEGDLPCENATLREALRVSCNTVFGKIGSDLGNQKMLEEAKKFGFTEEQFVPVRSNPSVFSDDMAPSEVALSSIGQFNTAATPLQMAMVTSAIANNGTLMKPYMVDELQAPNLDTIEKTDPEEMSKPLSPDNAQVLQDMMETVVQDGTGTNAQIDGVTVGGKTGTAQHGVDNKENPYAWFISYAKGEDGSAPVAVAVVIEDENAVRDDISGGGLAAPIAKNVMEAVIDSKK, encoded by the coding sequence GTGAACAAGCCACTGCGCCGGATCGCGATCTTCTGCGGCCTCCTCGTCCTCACCCTGCTCATCCGGGACAACTGGCTCCAGTACGTCCAGGCCGACGACCTCAAGGAGGACGAGCACAACCGCCGGGTCGCCATCGAGCGGTACGCCAGCCCGCGCGGCGACATCATCGTCGACGGCAAGGCCATCACCGGACACGCCACCACCGAGGGCGACTTCAAGTACAAGCGGACCTACAAGGACGGCGCCATGTGGGCGCCCGTCACCGGGTACGTCTCCCAGGCCTACGGCGCCACCCAGCTCGAATCCATCGACGACGGCATCCTCACGGGCAACGACGACCGGCTGTTCTTCCGCAACACCCTCGACATGGTCACGGGCAAGAAGCGCGAGGGCGGCAACGTCGTCACCACCCTCAACAGCGCCGCCCAGAAGGCCGCCTACGACGGTCTGAAGAAGCAGGGCGCCAAGGGCGCCGTCGTCGCGCTCGAACCCTCCACCGGCAAGATCCTGTCGATGGCCTCGTACCCGTCGTACGACCCCACCTCGATCGCCGGCAGCAACGAGGCGGCCGGGGAGGCCTGGAACAAGCTCCAGAAGAAGAACAACCCCGACGACCCGATGCTCAACCGCGCGCTGCGCGAGGTCTACCCGCCCGGCTCCACCTTCAAGGTGGTCACCGCGGCGGCCGCCCTGGAGAACGAGAAGTACACCTCGGCGGACGACAAGACCGAGACCCCGCTGCCGTGGACCATGCCGGGCACCACGACCGAGCTGAAGAACGAGGGCGACCTCCCCTGCGAGAACGCCACGCTCCGCGAGGCGCTGCGGGTGTCCTGCAACACCGTCTTCGGCAAGATCGGCTCCGACCTCGGCAACCAGAAGATGCTGGAGGAGGCCAAGAAGTTCGGCTTCACCGAGGAGCAGTTCGTCCCGGTCCGCTCCAACCCCTCCGTCTTCTCCGACGACATGGCGCCCTCCGAGGTCGCGCTCTCCTCCATCGGCCAGTTCAACACCGCGGCGACCCCGCTGCAGATGGCCATGGTCACCTCGGCGATCGCCAACAACGGCACCCTGATGAAGCCGTACATGGTCGACGAACTCCAGGCCCCGAACCTCGACACCATCGAGAAGACCGACCCCGAGGAGATGAGCAAGCCGCTCTCCCCGGACAACGCCCAGGTCCTCCAGGACATGATGGAGACCGTCGTCCAGGACGGCACGGGAACCAACGCCCAGATCGACGGCGTCACCGTGGGCGGCAAGACCGGTACCGCACAGCACGGCGTCGACAACAAGGAGAACCCCTACGCCTGGTTCATCTCGTACGCCAAGGGCGAGGACGGCAGCGCGCCGGTCGCCGTGGCCGTGGTGATCGAGGACGAGAACGCCGTACGCGACGACATCTCCGGCGGCGGCCTCGCGGCACCGATCGCGAAGAACGTCATGGAGGCCGTCATCGACAGCAAGAAGTGA
- a CDS encoding carbohydrate-binding protein, translated as MTPDAPTPPDNPGTGTDRALSRKALLRAAVAAGAAVPLLATGGIALARDAARSSTGRTLTPTPYCDDGDDPTPDQMEGPYFRPNSPRRTSLVTPGTVGTPLTVAGYVFGRNCAPLPGVLLDFWQADNAGAYDMAGYAFRGHQFTDATGAFTLRTIVPGLYPGRTRHLHVKAQAPGQPVLTTQLYFPGEPRNATDALFDPALLMNVRAGGGGREATFDFVLDVDGGPGPDPTDPPTDPPNGTWAPGRSYTAGDRVTYGGRAYRCLQGHTATTGWEPPNVPALWRPEP; from the coding sequence ATGACCCCCGACGCCCCCACACCCCCCGACAACCCCGGCACCGGCACCGACCGCGCCCTCAGCCGCAAGGCACTCCTCAGGGCCGCGGTCGCCGCCGGCGCCGCCGTCCCGTTGCTCGCCACCGGCGGCATCGCGCTCGCCCGGGACGCCGCCCGCTCCTCCACCGGCCGCACGCTGACGCCGACCCCCTACTGCGACGACGGCGACGACCCGACGCCGGACCAGATGGAGGGCCCGTACTTCAGGCCGAACTCCCCGCGGCGCACCAGCCTGGTGACACCCGGCACCGTCGGCACCCCGCTGACCGTCGCCGGCTACGTCTTCGGACGGAACTGCGCCCCGCTGCCCGGCGTGCTCCTCGACTTCTGGCAGGCGGACAACGCCGGCGCCTACGACATGGCCGGATACGCGTTCCGCGGCCACCAGTTCACCGACGCCACCGGCGCCTTCACCCTGCGCACGATCGTCCCGGGCCTCTACCCGGGCCGCACCCGGCACCTCCACGTCAAGGCGCAGGCACCCGGCCAACCCGTGCTGACCACCCAGCTCTACTTCCCCGGCGAACCCCGCAACGCCACGGACGCGCTCTTCGACCCGGCGCTGCTGATGAACGTCCGCGCCGGGGGCGGCGGCAGGGAGGCCACCTTCGACTTCGTCCTGGACGTGGACGGCGGTCCCGGCCCCGACCCCACCGACCCGCCCACCGACCCGCCGAACGGCACCTGGGCACCCGGCCGCTCCTACACCGCGGGCGACCGCGTGACGTACGGCGGCCGCGCCTACCGCTGCCTCCAGGGGCACACCGCGACGACGGGCTGGGAGCCGCCCAACGTGCCGGCCCTGTGGCGCCCCGAGCCCTGA
- a CDS encoding HTTM domain-containing protein, producing MNGIALSVSRSIARVTGAALGPYQTAVIRIGFSATWLLFLLRELPHRSELYGPESPWSHDLAEQLIADNGAFTALMWSDSAAWFEIVYALAVLSSVLLLLGWRTRTMSVLFMVGVLSLQNRSVFMGDGGDNVLHLMSIYLVLTRCGRVWSLDARRARRGDEARARGERVRDRVGPLLWSVFGFVLLTVTLAGGMDGDWFVPTLLWAVWVAQGIGWVVGRAAEGSQPRILLDVVTDIVHNGALFVIMAEACLIYATAGWYKIQGSRWQDGTAVYYPLHLDYFSPWPALSDALAGNGTMVMLITYGTVAVQVAFPFTLFNRRVKNVLLAAMMTEHAVIAVTLGLPFFSLAMIAADAVFLPTSFLRRLGDGAARARARLLGRLPAGFPGGGGSKGGAGRAATVPGPRAGSGEEGSGEGPEGDKRSGEGPEGPEGSEQTHVGFKA from the coding sequence GTGAACGGCATCGCCCTCTCGGTCTCCCGCTCCATCGCCCGCGTCACCGGCGCCGCGCTCGGCCCGTACCAGACGGCCGTGATCCGTATCGGCTTCAGCGCCACGTGGCTGCTCTTCCTGCTGCGCGAACTCCCCCACCGGAGCGAGCTGTACGGCCCCGAGAGCCCCTGGAGCCACGACCTCGCCGAGCAACTGATCGCGGACAACGGTGCCTTCACGGCGCTGATGTGGTCCGACTCGGCCGCCTGGTTCGAGATCGTCTACGCGCTGGCCGTGCTGAGCAGCGTGCTGCTCCTGCTGGGCTGGCGCACCCGGACCATGTCCGTGCTGTTCATGGTCGGGGTGCTCTCGCTGCAGAACCGCAGCGTCTTCATGGGCGACGGCGGCGACAACGTCCTGCACCTGATGAGCATCTACCTGGTCCTCACCCGCTGCGGCCGGGTCTGGTCGCTGGACGCCCGCCGGGCGCGGCGCGGCGACGAGGCACGCGCGCGTGGAGAGCGAGTCCGGGACCGGGTCGGGCCGCTGCTGTGGTCCGTGTTCGGCTTCGTCCTGCTCACCGTGACGCTCGCGGGCGGCATGGACGGCGACTGGTTCGTCCCCACGCTGCTGTGGGCGGTGTGGGTGGCACAGGGCATCGGCTGGGTCGTCGGGCGCGCGGCCGAGGGCAGCCAGCCGCGGATCCTGCTGGACGTGGTCACCGACATCGTGCACAACGGCGCGCTCTTCGTGATCATGGCCGAGGCGTGTCTGATCTACGCGACCGCCGGCTGGTACAAGATCCAGGGCTCGCGCTGGCAGGACGGCACGGCCGTCTACTACCCCCTGCACCTGGACTACTTCTCGCCCTGGCCCGCGCTCTCCGACGCCCTGGCCGGCAACGGCACCATGGTCATGCTCATCACCTACGGCACGGTCGCCGTACAGGTCGCCTTCCCGTTCACCCTGTTCAACCGGCGGGTCAAGAACGTGCTGCTGGCTGCCATGATGACCGAGCACGCGGTGATCGCCGTGACGCTCGGGCTGCCGTTCTTCTCGCTGGCGATGATCGCCGCCGACGCGGTGTTCCTGCCGACCTCGTTCCTGCGCCGCCTGGGCGACGGGGCGGCACGCGCGCGTGCGCGGCTGCTGGGCCGGCTGCCGGCCGGGTTCCCCGGCGGAGGCGGGAGCAAGGGCGGGGCGGGCCGTGCGGCCACGGTGCCGGGCCCGCGGGCCGGATCCGGCGAGGAGGGCTCCGGGGAGGGGCCCGAGGGGGACAAGCGCTCCGGGGAGGGGCCCGAGGGACCCGAGGGCTCCGAGCAGACGCACGTAGGCTTCAAGGCATGA